One Parashewanella spongiae genomic window, GTCATCACAATAAATTTATCAGGCGATTCAATATTATTTTCGATACAAAATTGCTTTAAAAAATCTTCTATCGCTTTCCCTTGTAATTGTTGGCGAATGACTTCACCCATTGCTTGTTTGCGTTCGTTTCTATATTGAATACGATAAGTGTCGATTTCCCCAAGTGATGCTTTAACTACTTCGTATTGTTGACAAGATCTTGAATATGCCCACTCAAACAATTCTAATGCGGGTTGGACATTATTCTTTTCATAAAAATAGAGTAGGGCTTTAAAGTAATCTTCATTTGGGACATCAATAAAGCTTAAAGGACATAAGTTGTCCTTAATAAAGGCAATGTTGCAAGCCAGTCGTGCAGTACGTTTATTTACATCTTCAAAGGTTTGTAAATAGGATAAATGCAGCAATAAAAAGAAGCTTTGCTCAAACGGATCAACAATCTGCTGGGCTTTTCTAAGTAAAACCTCAAGATACTCTCGCAATTGATGAGGGTTATTCAGCGGCAGATAAGCACTCTTTCCTATTGTCACTTCAACTTGCCTTACGTTTCCGCAGGCTTCAGGATTTTTGAGTAAATCCTGCGATAATAAATAGTGGAGATTGCGGATGGTAAAACTATTTAGATCAATTTCTTCTGCATTTTCAACTAAAAAAAGAATGGCCTCTTTGTGATTAAGGATCATCACTGTTTCTTCGTGGATCTTACCATCAGCCGTTAGTCCACTTTCAATTAGTCTTTCTGTATCAAGCTTTGAGTAGGTATTTCCTTCCAATCGGCTTGAGTTATAAGACAAATCAATGAGTAAGCGTTGCTCAATATTTTTGGCATAAGTTCCCGCAGCCAAGCGTTTATCAAATCGTTTCCCTAATGAAAGCAGTTTAGCTCTCAAATCATCAGAAACATATTGGGTTTCATTGGGGATGTAGTCATTCAGTAAGTTAGGATTGTAACCACTTTGTACTCTTGCATAAGAAGGTGTGTCTAAATAACTGAGTAGTGACAATGCTGTTTGTGAATAAATTGGGTGCTCAATTATCTGATATTCAGCTTTATCTTCAGATAATTGTCCTAATAATTCTGATTTTTTGTCCTTATTAAAAGCATATTTGGTATTTCGGCGTTCACCTGTCTTTAAAACGAATCCATCATCGACTAATTGAACTAAACGACGTTGTAGTGTTTTTTTATGGATAGAAATAGCAAGCTTATCTTCTAGCTGTCCAATACTCAGAGGAACACCTGACTTTTCAAGTGATTCTAATATTAATATATTTTCTTTTTTTAAGGACATTGTATAAGACATTGTTTTTTGTAGTTGTCCTAATTATAAGGACATACCACCGGTTTTTACAACTTTTATACTTAAGTTTGTCCTTATTATTTATTTCTGCAGTAGTTTTAGTCATGATTGCTAATGGTAAAAATAGCCTGAGATATTTTCTATTTTATAAACTCAGGCCACAGTCACAGCGAGGTATATTTTCATGGCTTTATCAGCTCATTAAGTTCAAAGACTTTTTCCATTGCACGTTCATCAAAATCATTTTGAGAATCGACTTTATTACTGAGTAGCCAGTTATCGATATCTTGC contains:
- a CDS encoding Fic family protein gives rise to the protein MSLKKENILILESLEKSGVPLSIGQLEDKLAISIHKKTLQRRLVQLVDDGFVLKTGERRNTKYAFNKDKKSELLGQLSEDKAEYQIIEHPIYSQTALSLLSYLDTPSYARVQSGYNPNLLNDYIPNETQYVSDDLRAKLLSLGKRFDKRLAAGTYAKNIEQRLLIDLSYNSSRLEGNTYSKLDTERLIESGLTADGKIHEETVMILNHKEAILFLVENAEEIDLNSFTIRNLHYLLSQDLLKNPEACGNVRQVEVTIGKSAYLPLNNPHQLREYLEVLLRKAQQIVDPFEQSFFLLLHLSYLQTFEDVNKRTARLACNIAFIKDNLCPLSFIDVPNEDYFKALLYFYEKNNVQPALELFEWAYSRSCQQYEVVKASLGEIDTYRIQYRNERKQAMGEVIRQQLQGKAIEDFLKQFCIENNIESPDKFIVMTENDLKQLHSGAIIGLGITKNTFDEWKRNNDRFVGQST